In a single window of the Methylococcus sp. Mc7 genome:
- a CDS encoding CBS domain-containing protein, producing MSIGQFCIRDTVIVKKDDTIVEAAKVMREHHVGSVVVVEESEGGCKPLGILTDRDLVVEILAEEVAPDAVTVGDIMSFELVTAREQDGLWETLQRMRANGVRRIPVVDDRGVLVGIISADDYLEILSAELGELAKLLGREKGREERTRGG from the coding sequence ATGTCCATCGGTCAGTTCTGCATTCGAGATACCGTCATCGTCAAGAAGGACGACACGATCGTGGAGGCGGCCAAGGTGATGCGCGAGCATCATGTCGGCAGCGTCGTGGTGGTGGAGGAGTCCGAGGGCGGCTGCAAACCCCTCGGCATCCTGACCGACCGGGATCTGGTGGTCGAGATTCTGGCAGAGGAAGTGGCCCCCGATGCCGTAACGGTCGGTGACATCATGAGTTTCGAACTCGTAACCGCACGCGAACAGGACGGATTGTGGGAAACGCTGCAGCGCATGCGCGCAAACGGCGTGCGGCGCATTCCCGTGGTCGATGATCGGGGTGTCTTGGTGGGCATCATCAGCGCCGACGACTATCTGGAAATCCTTTCCGCCGAACTGGGGGAACTGGCCAAGTTGCTCGGGCGGGAAAAGGGGCGAGAGGAGCGGACCCGCGGCGGTTGA
- a CDS encoding methylated-DNA--[protein]-cysteine S-methyltransferase, protein MRNLRSRDAEPMAHYLFDTDFGVCGIAWRQAEGKDDAPVVTLFQLPEATAAETGSAIAQRTGVAPATLPPPAIAEVIERVRRHFRGDLQDFSAVRVEPDGAGPFARAVYSAARDIPAGQVRTYGELARALDRPTAARAVGQALGRNPIPLIIPCHRILGASGRLGGFSAHGGIATKARMLRIEGLVL, encoded by the coding sequence ATGCGCAACCTCAGGTCCAGAGACGCGGAGCCCATGGCCCATTACCTGTTCGATACCGATTTCGGTGTCTGCGGGATCGCTTGGCGACAGGCCGAGGGAAAAGACGATGCGCCTGTCGTCACCCTGTTCCAGCTTCCGGAGGCAACGGCGGCGGAGACCGGGTCCGCTATTGCTCAGCGGACAGGGGTGGCGCCGGCGACGTTGCCGCCGCCGGCGATCGCGGAGGTGATCGAGAGGGTCCGGCGGCATTTCCGGGGCGATCTCCAGGATTTCAGTGCGGTTCGGGTCGAACCGGATGGCGCGGGCCCGTTCGCCAGGGCCGTCTACTCGGCCGCACGGGATATCCCCGCCGGGCAGGTCCGCACCTACGGCGAACTGGCCCGTGCCTTGGACCGGCCCACCGCGGCCCGCGCCGTGGGCCAGGCGCTCGGACGCAACCCCATCCCCCTCATCATTCCCTGCCACCGGATTCTGGGGGCGAGCGGGAGGCTCGGCGGATTTTCCGCACATGGCGGCATTGCGACCAAGGCCAGGATGCTGCGGATCGAAGGCCTCGTCTTGTGA
- a CDS encoding YdiU family protein translates to MSAMMPRAFPQPLSLADPPLSPVYARLGAPFHQPVTATPLPEPRMVHFNAALAGELGFDPDVGPQFLEILAGNRPWPGYASSASVYAGHQFGAWVPQLGDGRALLIAEVRTPAKERVELQLKGAGPTPYSRGLDGRAVLRSSIREYLASEAMHALGVPTTRCLSLVASPQPVVRETVESAAVVCRTAASFMRFGQFEYFAARGQLGPMARLADHVIAEHFPHLQGRPDRYAAWLGEVVERTARLIAQWQLLGFCHGVMNTDNFSVLGLTLDYGPFGFMDRFRQYHVCNHSDYEGRYAYSAQPEIGRWNCERLLRAVSPLLADGPNQAAEIGQDLAARYAHVYHRSVMRGWADKLGLRDFRETDAKLIDEFLGLLQRSRGDFTRGFRLLSRIRAGSDAPAKGVREEFADIKAFDAWVADYRGRLRSERNVDDEARAGRMNRVNPKYVLRNHLAQIAIDKAMLGDYSEVAKLAELLRRPYDEQPDMEAYAAEPPDYMRNIEVSCSS, encoded by the coding sequence ATGTCCGCCATGATGCCAAGAGCATTCCCCCAGCCGCTCAGCTTGGCCGATCCGCCGCTTTCTCCCGTGTATGCGCGGCTCGGAGCGCCTTTTCACCAGCCCGTGACCGCCACGCCCCTGCCGGAACCGAGGATGGTGCACTTCAACGCCGCGTTGGCCGGTGAGCTGGGTTTCGATCCGGATGTGGGGCCGCAATTCCTCGAAATCCTGGCCGGCAACCGGCCCTGGCCGGGGTATGCGTCTTCGGCGTCCGTCTACGCCGGCCATCAGTTCGGCGCCTGGGTGCCGCAGTTGGGCGACGGCCGCGCCTTGTTGATCGCGGAAGTGCGCACACCGGCAAAGGAGCGGGTGGAACTGCAGCTCAAGGGTGCGGGGCCGACGCCGTATTCGCGCGGGCTGGACGGCCGTGCCGTGCTGCGTTCGTCGATCCGTGAATACCTGGCGTCTGAGGCCATGCACGCGTTAGGGGTGCCGACCACCCGCTGTCTCAGCCTGGTGGCGTCGCCGCAACCGGTGGTGCGGGAAACCGTGGAGAGCGCCGCCGTGGTGTGCCGCACCGCCGCCAGCTTCATGCGCTTCGGCCAGTTCGAATATTTTGCCGCCCGCGGCCAACTGGGGCCGATGGCCAGGCTGGCGGATCACGTGATCGCCGAGCACTTCCCGCATCTGCAAGGCCGGCCGGACCGCTACGCTGCCTGGCTGGGCGAGGTGGTCGAACGCACCGCCCGCCTCATCGCGCAATGGCAGTTGCTGGGCTTCTGCCACGGGGTGATGAACACCGACAATTTCTCGGTGCTCGGCCTGACCCTGGACTACGGGCCGTTCGGCTTCATGGACCGGTTCCGCCAGTACCACGTCTGCAACCACTCCGATTACGAAGGACGCTATGCCTACAGTGCCCAGCCCGAGATCGGCCGCTGGAACTGCGAGCGCCTGCTGCGGGCGGTGTCGCCGCTCTTGGCCGACGGTCCAAACCAGGCGGCGGAGATCGGCCAGGACTTGGCTGCCCGCTACGCACACGTCTATCACCGGTCGGTGATGCGCGGCTGGGCCGATAAGCTGGGGCTCAGGGACTTCCGCGAAACCGATGCCAAACTGATAGACGAATTTCTGGGGCTGCTGCAAAGAAGCCGGGGCGATTTCACCCGCGGCTTCCGGTTGCTCTCCCGGATCCGTGCCGGCAGCGACGCGCCCGCCAAGGGGGTACGGGAGGAGTTCGCCGACATCAAGGCCTTCGATGCGTGGGTCGCCGACTACAGGGGCCGGCTGCGCAGCGAGCGGAATGTCGACGACGAAGCGCGGGCCGGGCGGATGAACCGGGTGAATCCGAAATACGTGCTGCGCAACCATTTGGCGCAGATCGCCATCGACAAAGCCATGCTGGGAGACTATTCGGAGGTCGCCAAGCTGGCCGAGTTACTGCGCCGGCCGTACGACGAGCAGCCCGACATGGAAGCCTACGCCGCCGAGCCGCCGGACTACATGCGCAACATCGAGGTGAGCTGCTCCTCGTGA
- a CDS encoding Rieske 2Fe-2S domain-containing protein — translation MAFEDVCKQSLLGEGELVPLTVGKKEIVILWPDGGEPKAYDARCPHEGVSLGRGDFNGRILYCIAHGWVFDGRNGQCLQPAGWCMKEYPMRIENGRVQVDVSGA, via the coding sequence GTGGCTTTCGAAGACGTCTGCAAACAAAGCCTGCTCGGCGAAGGCGAGCTGGTGCCCTTGACCGTGGGCAAGAAGGAAATCGTCATCCTGTGGCCCGACGGCGGGGAACCGAAGGCTTACGATGCCCGCTGCCCCCACGAGGGGGTGTCGCTGGGGCGCGGGGACTTCAACGGCCGGATTCTTTACTGCATCGCCCACGGCTGGGTTTTCGACGGCCGTAACGGCCAGTGCTTGCAACCCGCCGGCTGGTGCATGAAGGAATATCCGATGCGGATCGAGAACGGCAGGGTGCAGGTGGACGTGTCAGGCGCCTGA
- a CDS encoding NRDE family protein, producing MSVAAIAWGAHPDFPLALIANRDERHDRPTSAAGWWTRAPECLAGEDQMHGGTWLAVTRDGRFSLVTAYRDGSSPAPGAPSRGRLPLDYLESGEDPTAHARRFIRSKGDHAPYNLLLGSPRQVFYAGTRSRLPIALTPGIHTLSNGLLDEPWPKCAWLDRLFGGYVLSHGGYKMLLSGHSPLEQVAIQGAGDVPRPAGSSLTAGDIAAAGFALLASRTTYSRGLPDTGIGPEEEERLSACFVTGSDHGTRSSTVLVMGRDGHVRFEERSFDASGNESGRVLKEWDMDPAVFSGSAED from the coding sequence ATGAGCGTGGCCGCAATCGCCTGGGGTGCCCACCCCGACTTTCCCCTGGCGCTGATCGCCAATCGCGACGAGCGCCACGACCGCCCCACCTCGGCGGCCGGCTGGTGGACGCGCGCGCCGGAGTGTCTGGCCGGCGAAGACCAAATGCACGGCGGCACTTGGCTGGCGGTCACGCGCGACGGCCGCTTCTCGCTGGTGACCGCGTACCGGGATGGTTCATCGCCGGCACCCGGCGCGCCTTCACGCGGTCGCCTTCCACTGGACTACCTCGAATCCGGGGAAGATCCCACGGCGCATGCCCGCCGCTTCATCCGCTCCAAGGGCGATCACGCGCCTTACAACCTGCTGCTGGGTTCGCCCCGCCAAGTATTTTACGCCGGTACCCGCTCGCGCCTGCCGATCGCTCTTACGCCGGGTATCCATACGCTGTCCAACGGACTGCTCGATGAGCCCTGGCCCAAATGCGCCTGGCTGGACCGCTTGTTCGGCGGCTATGTCCTTAGCCATGGCGGCTACAAGATGCTGCTCTCGGGGCATTCGCCGCTGGAGCAAGTGGCAATCCAGGGTGCGGGGGATGTCCCGAGGCCGGCTGGCTCCTCTTTGACCGCCGGCGACATCGCAGCCGCCGGTTTCGCGTTGCTGGCCAGCCGCACGACCTATAGTCGGGGTTTGCCGGATACCGGAATCGGGCCTGAAGAGGAGGAACGGCTCTCCGCCTGTTTCGTGACCGGCAGCGACCATGGCACGCGCTCCAGCACGGTGCTGGTCATGGGGCGCGACGGCCACGTCCGCTTCGAGGAGCGCAGCTTCGATGCCAGCGGCAACGAATCAGGCCGGGTGCTGAAGGAATGGGACATGGACCCTGCGGTTTTTTCCGGCAGCGCGGAGGATTGA
- the rseP gene encoding RIP metalloprotease RseP, with protein MSLIHTVFYFLIALALLIAVHEFGHYWVARKLGVKVLRFSLGFGTPLLRWQRKPDGTEFTLAAIPIGGYVRMVDEREGTVAPADLPYAFNRQRLPVRFAIVAAGPIFNFLLAILLYWGVFMVGETGIRPVLGPVEAGTFAAEAGFEPEDEILAVDGDPTPTWGLAVGRIFERVMDEGAVEVEVKTGDGGRAVRTLSIPAHVLNTPEVLGDRLGLQPWEPELPPVVERTEPGGPAERAGMKPGDLLLSADGEALRTWRQWVDIVRARPGQKIGLVAERDGVHVSLEVRPDTVNGPKGPIGRIGAVARIPDSVRAAMEVEYRLGVLPALGAAAERTGDYAWLSLKMIGRMLIGKATVENLSGPISIAQYAGQSAKLGLLHFVKFLALISVSLGVLNLLPVPVLDGGHLMFYLIEAVKGGPLSERTQMLAQQVGLFILIALMALAFMLDIERLFS; from the coding sequence ATGTCTCTCATCCACACGGTTTTCTATTTTCTCATCGCTCTGGCGCTGCTCATCGCGGTGCACGAGTTCGGCCATTACTGGGTGGCGCGCAAGCTCGGCGTGAAAGTGCTGCGGTTCTCCCTCGGTTTCGGCACGCCCCTCCTGCGCTGGCAAAGGAAACCGGACGGCACCGAATTCACGCTGGCCGCCATCCCCATCGGCGGCTACGTCCGCATGGTCGACGAGCGGGAAGGGACGGTCGCTCCGGCCGACCTTCCTTACGCCTTCAACCGGCAGCGCCTCCCGGTGCGGTTCGCCATTGTCGCTGCGGGACCGATCTTCAATTTCCTTCTGGCCATCCTGCTTTACTGGGGCGTGTTCATGGTCGGCGAGACCGGCATACGGCCGGTGCTCGGGCCGGTGGAAGCGGGCACCTTCGCCGCCGAGGCGGGGTTCGAGCCGGAGGACGAGATCCTCGCCGTCGACGGCGATCCGACGCCGACCTGGGGTCTCGCCGTCGGGCGGATCTTCGAGCGGGTCATGGACGAGGGAGCCGTCGAGGTCGAGGTGAAGACCGGCGATGGCGGACGCGCGGTCCGTACCCTCAGCATTCCGGCCCACGTGCTCAACACCCCGGAAGTCCTGGGGGACCGGCTCGGCCTGCAACCCTGGGAGCCGGAGCTACCGCCGGTGGTCGAGCGGACGGAGCCCGGCGGTCCGGCGGAGCGGGCCGGCATGAAACCCGGCGACCTGCTGCTTTCGGCGGACGGTGAGGCGCTGCGCACCTGGCGCCAGTGGGTCGACATCGTGCGCGCCCGTCCCGGCCAGAAAATCGGGCTGGTGGCCGAGCGTGACGGCGTGCATGTATCCCTGGAGGTCCGGCCCGACACCGTCAACGGGCCGAAAGGTCCGATCGGGAGGATAGGCGCGGTGGCCCGGATACCGGATTCGGTGCGGGCCGCGATGGAAGTGGAGTATCGGCTGGGCGTGCTGCCGGCCCTGGGCGCGGCGGCGGAGCGCACCGGCGATTACGCGTGGCTCTCGCTCAAGATGATCGGGCGCATGCTCATCGGCAAGGCGACCGTGGAAAACCTGAGCGGCCCCATCAGCATCGCCCAGTACGCCGGACAGTCCGCCAAGCTGGGCCTCTTGCATTTCGTCAAGTTCCTGGCCTTGATCAGCGTCAGCCTCGGCGTGCTCAATCTGCTGCCGGTCCCGGTGCTGGACGGCGGCCACCTGATGTTCTATCTGATCGAAGCGGTGAAAGGCGGCCCGCTTTCCGAAAGGACCCAGATGCTGGCGCAGCAGGTCGGGCTTTTCATCCTGATCGCGCTGATGGCGCTCGCTTTCATGCTCGACATCGAACGGCTGTTTTCCTAA
- a CDS encoding GDCCVxC domain-containing (seleno)protein, with amino-acid sequence MTLESLLTCPVCGFARRETMPTDACLYFYECTGCGTLLRPKPGDCCVFCSYGSVKCPPMQEQEGACGCGSGA; translated from the coding sequence ATGACTCTGGAATCCCTCCTGACCTGCCCCGTCTGTGGCTTTGCCAGACGGGAAACCATGCCGACCGATGCCTGCCTGTACTTCTACGAATGCACCGGCTGCGGAACCCTGCTCCGCCCGAAACCGGGGGATTGCTGCGTATTCTGTTCCTACGGTTCGGTCAAATGCCCGCCGATGCAGGAACAGGAGGGGGCGTGCGGTTGCGGCTCAGGCGCCTGA
- a CDS encoding cupin domain-containing protein: MTQASIYCGSATEYYFDERCYITEWWNSTDDADVSVARARVEPGVTTRLHRLSNTTERYLILDGQGRVEIEGLAPSVVGPGDVVVIPSGVSQRISNTGGNDLVFLAVCTPRFTPDAYEDIDTDGMDEVQLR; the protein is encoded by the coding sequence ATGACTCAGGCAAGTATCTATTGCGGATCGGCGACGGAATACTATTTCGACGAACGTTGCTACATCACTGAATGGTGGAATTCCACCGACGATGCGGATGTTTCCGTCGCGCGAGCCAGGGTTGAACCCGGCGTCACCACCCGGCTGCACCGCCTCAGCAACACGACGGAGCGTTACCTGATCCTGGATGGCCAGGGACGGGTTGAAATCGAGGGTTTGGCGCCTTCGGTCGTTGGGCCTGGGGATGTGGTTGTCATACCGTCGGGTGTTTCCCAGCGCATCTCCAACACGGGCGGGAACGACTTGGTATTTCTCGCCGTATGCACGCCGAGATTCACACCGGACGCATACGAAGACATCGATACCGATGGCATGGACGAGGTTCAGTTGCGATGA
- a CDS encoding DsbC family protein: protein MKPAFRSLLSLVALLAVPVSSVLADAKAVEDAIKQALPGVKPDSIKPSPMAGISEVVVGPKLFYVSDDGKYLIQGSLIDLKNREDLTEPKLAAARIGALEKLGEKNMIAFKPKIGKYVAYVFTDIDCGYCRKLHSEMDNYLKEGIEIRYLFFPRAGEGSDSWDKAVSVWCAKDRNAALTKAKKGEKVEEKSCDNPVTEQMALGTAIGAQGTPMIVTGGGNVLPGYVPAEQLVRMLKHEKDEGGKQAKTP from the coding sequence ATGAAACCTGCGTTCCGTTCCCTGCTATCCCTGGTCGCGCTCCTGGCTGTACCCGTCTCGTCCGTCCTGGCGGACGCCAAAGCCGTGGAGGATGCGATCAAGCAGGCATTGCCGGGGGTGAAGCCCGATTCCATCAAGCCCTCGCCGATGGCCGGCATTTCCGAGGTCGTCGTCGGTCCCAAGCTGTTCTATGTCTCCGACGATGGCAAATACCTGATCCAGGGCTCGCTGATCGACCTCAAGAACCGGGAAGACCTCACCGAACCCAAGCTGGCTGCCGCGCGGATCGGGGCGCTGGAAAAGCTGGGCGAGAAGAACATGATCGCGTTCAAACCGAAGATCGGCAAATACGTGGCCTACGTGTTCACCGACATCGATTGCGGCTACTGCCGCAAGCTCCATTCGGAGATGGACAATTACCTCAAGGAAGGCATCGAGATCCGTTACCTGTTCTTCCCGCGGGCAGGGGAGGGCTCGGATTCCTGGGACAAGGCGGTCAGCGTATGGTGCGCCAAGGACCGCAACGCCGCTCTGACCAAGGCCAAGAAGGGCGAGAAGGTGGAAGAAAAATCCTGCGACAACCCTGTGACGGAGCAGATGGCGCTGGGAACCGCCATCGGTGCCCAAGGCACGCCGATGATCGTCACCGGCGGCGGCAACGTGCTGCCGGGCTACGTTCCGGCCGAGCAGCTCGTCCGCATGCTGAAACATGAAAAGGACGAAGGCGGCAAGCAGGCCAAGACGCCGTAA
- a CDS encoding type II toxin-antitoxin system VapC family toxin, whose translation MAYLLDTNAAIALMKEHPLVVNHVRRVGRGKLHLCAPVEAELWLGVCKSGKPEENRERLLTLLSWLPSLPFAGEATRHFGKIRAFLASQATPIGPYDLQIGAIAGAHGMTLVTHNTRGFARIPGLVLEDWQG comes from the coding sequence ATGGCTTACCTTCTGGACACGAACGCCGCGATTGCCCTGATGAAAGAGCATCCCCTGGTGGTGAACCATGTTCGCAGGGTGGGGCGGGGCAAGCTGCACTTGTGTGCTCCAGTGGAGGCGGAATTGTGGCTCGGCGTCTGCAAGAGCGGGAAACCGGAAGAGAACCGCGAGCGGCTGCTTACCTTGTTGTCATGGCTGCCGAGTCTCCCTTTCGCCGGCGAGGCGACCCGCCATTTCGGCAAGATTCGGGCGTTTCTGGCAAGCCAGGCAACGCCCATCGGTCCTTACGATTTACAAATCGGTGCCATTGCGGGAGCCCACGGCATGACACTGGTGACCCACAACACCCGTGGATTCGCCCGCATCCCCGGTCTGGTCCTGGAAGACTGGCAGGGGTGA
- the mutS gene encoding DNA mismatch repair protein MutS, whose protein sequence is MTDQPDLSRHTPMMQQFLRIKAEHPDRLLFYRMGDFYELFFEDARRAAKLLDLTLTSRGESGGERIAMAGIPYHAVDGYLARLIRQGESVAICEQIGDPATSKGPVERKVVRIVTPGTVTDEALLEERRDNLLAAIVRDGSAFGLAVLDLSGGRFTLQQPESAAQLLNELARLNPAELLVSEDEPLAEGLSGQRGLTRRPPWHFDPESGRRQLLNQFGTRDLSGFGCEHLGLALGAAGCLLQYLRDTQRSALPHIRSVRAETGAEYISLDAASRRNLELDWHPSGRAEFTLLGILDRTGSAMGGRLLRRWLHQPLRDRTTIRLRQEAIGELLADRRFEALHDLLRGVGDVERIAARIALKSARPRDLTTLRQTLQTLPAIRDSFDGIEGALLGGLARRIVDQPELNGLLQRAIVDNPPMLIRDGGVIADGYHAELDELRQLSENADQFLVDLEEKERERTGLASLKVGYNRVQGFYIELPRSQAEKAPVHYSRRQTLKNAERYITPELKAFEDKVLSARERALSCEKALYDELLETLGNWLPALQDCAAGLAELDVLATLAERAERLNWVAPRLVDAPGIRIVGGRHPVVEQVSGMPFVPNDLEFGPDRRMLVITGPNMGGKSTYMRQAAIIVLMAHIGSHVPAAEAEIGPIDRIYTRIGASDDLASGRSTFMVEMTETANILHNATAESLVLMDEIGRGTSTFDGLSLAWACAEHLARETRAYTLFATHYFELTALAEECDGVGNVHLDAVEHGDKVVFLHAVQDGPASQSYGLQVAALAGVPPTVVDNARRKLEQLERQARSAHQQAAPVTQLDLFLAPEPHPVVRRLETLDIDGLSPREALNLLFELKQSL, encoded by the coding sequence ATGACCGATCAGCCCGACCTGTCCAGACACACTCCGATGATGCAGCAGTTTCTCCGCATCAAGGCGGAGCATCCGGACCGGCTGCTGTTTTACCGGATGGGCGATTTCTACGAGCTGTTCTTCGAAGACGCCCGGCGGGCGGCGAAGCTGCTGGACCTGACCTTGACCAGCCGGGGCGAGTCGGGCGGCGAACGCATCGCGATGGCGGGAATTCCCTACCACGCGGTCGACGGCTATCTGGCGCGCCTGATCCGGCAGGGCGAATCGGTGGCGATCTGCGAGCAGATCGGCGATCCGGCCACTTCGAAGGGGCCGGTGGAGCGCAAGGTGGTGCGGATCGTCACACCCGGCACGGTGACCGACGAGGCGCTGCTGGAGGAGCGCCGCGACAACCTGCTGGCGGCGATCGTCCGCGACGGCTCGGCGTTCGGGCTGGCGGTGCTGGATCTGTCCGGCGGCCGTTTCACCTTGCAGCAGCCGGAGTCGGCCGCGCAGCTTCTGAACGAGCTGGCGCGGCTGAATCCGGCCGAGCTCCTGGTCAGCGAAGACGAACCGCTGGCGGAGGGGCTGTCGGGGCAGCGGGGCCTGACCCGGCGTCCGCCCTGGCATTTCGATCCGGAGAGCGGCCGCCGCCAGTTGCTGAACCAGTTCGGCACCCGTGACCTGTCGGGCTTCGGCTGCGAGCATCTGGGCTTGGCGCTGGGCGCCGCCGGGTGCCTGCTGCAATACCTGCGCGACACCCAGCGCAGCGCCCTGCCCCACATCCGCAGCGTCCGTGCAGAGACCGGCGCGGAATACATCAGCCTGGACGCCGCCAGCCGGCGCAATCTGGAGCTGGACTGGCATCCTTCCGGCCGCGCCGAATTCACCCTGCTGGGCATCCTGGACCGGACCGGATCGGCGATGGGCGGGAGGCTGCTGCGGCGCTGGCTGCATCAACCCTTGCGCGACCGGACGACCATCCGGCTGCGCCAGGAAGCGATCGGCGAGTTGCTGGCGGACCGCCGCTTCGAAGCCCTGCACGATCTGCTGCGCGGCGTGGGGGACGTCGAGCGGATCGCCGCCCGTATCGCCCTGAAGTCGGCCAGACCGCGCGATCTCACTACACTGCGCCAGACCCTGCAGACCCTGCCCGCAATCCGGGACAGCTTTGACGGCATCGAAGGCGCACTGCTGGGCGGGCTGGCGCGGCGCATCGTCGACCAGCCCGAGCTGAACGGCCTGCTGCAGCGGGCCATCGTCGATAATCCGCCGATGCTGATCCGCGACGGCGGCGTGATCGCCGACGGCTACCACGCCGAGCTCGACGAACTACGCCAGTTGAGCGAGAACGCCGACCAATTCCTGGTCGATCTGGAAGAGAAGGAGCGTGAGCGCACCGGCCTCGCCAGCCTCAAGGTCGGCTACAACCGGGTGCAGGGGTTCTACATCGAACTGCCCCGGAGCCAAGCCGAAAAGGCGCCGGTGCACTACAGCCGGCGCCAGACGTTGAAGAACGCCGAGCGCTACATCACGCCGGAGCTGAAAGCCTTCGAGGACAAGGTACTGAGTGCCCGCGAAAGGGCACTGTCCTGCGAGAAGGCGCTCTACGACGAATTATTGGAAACGCTCGGGAATTGGCTGCCTGCGCTGCAAGACTGCGCGGCGGGGCTGGCCGAACTGGACGTGCTGGCGACCCTGGCGGAGCGCGCCGAGCGGCTGAACTGGGTTGCGCCGCGACTGGTGGATGCACCGGGTATCCGCATCGTCGGAGGGCGCCATCCGGTGGTCGAACAGGTCAGCGGCATGCCATTCGTGCCCAATGACCTGGAATTCGGTCCGGACCGGCGCATGCTGGTCATCACCGGGCCGAACATGGGCGGCAAGTCGACCTACATGCGGCAGGCCGCGATCATCGTGCTGATGGCCCACATCGGGAGCCACGTCCCGGCGGCGGAAGCCGAGATCGGCCCGATCGACCGCATCTACACCCGCATCGGCGCCTCCGACGACCTCGCCAGCGGCCGCTCCACCTTCATGGTGGAAATGACCGAGACCGCCAACATCCTGCACAACGCCACGGCTGAGAGCCTGGTGCTGATGGACGAAATCGGCCGCGGCACCAGCACCTTCGACGGGCTTTCGCTGGCCTGGGCCTGCGCCGAGCACCTCGCGCGGGAGACCCGCGCCTATACGCTGTTCGCCACCCATTATTTCGAACTGACGGCGCTGGCCGAGGAATGCGACGGCGTCGGCAACGTACACTTGGACGCCGTGGAGCACGGCGACAAGGTGGTGTTCCTGCATGCGGTCCAGGACGGACCCGCGAGCCAGAGCTATGGTCTACAGGTGGCTGCGCTGGCGGGGGTTCCGCCGACGGTGGTCGACAACGCGCGGCGAAAACTGGAGCAACTGGAACGGCAGGCGCGTTCGGCCCATCAGCAAGCTGCGCCGGTGACCCAGCTCGATTTGTTCCTGGCGCCGGAGCCGCACCCCGTGGTGCGGCGGCTGGAAACCTTGGACATCGACGGCCTCAGCCCGCGCGAGGCCTTGAATCTGTTGTTCGAGCTGAAGCAGTCGCTGTGA